One Pseudoalteromonas espejiana DSM 9414 DNA window includes the following coding sequences:
- a CDS encoding SDR family oxidoreductase, protein MNNLKVVLITGGGRGIGAATSKLFASKGYAVCINYKSNRASAEAVASDIRAAGNRCITVQADVSVENDVVMLFKKIDAELGPLSVLVNNAGILRKQSRLVDLTAERINTILANNVTSYFLCCREAIKRMSTRHGGNGGVIVNVSSGASRSGSPNEYIDYAASKGAIDTLTKGLSLEVACEGIRVNCVRPGLINTQMHADGGEPERVERLKELIPLKRGGEPEEVAEAIYWLSSAKSSFSTGNFLDLCGGL, encoded by the coding sequence ATGAATAATTTAAAAGTGGTTTTAATAACGGGCGGAGGCCGAGGTATTGGTGCTGCTACATCTAAATTATTTGCATCAAAAGGGTATGCTGTTTGTATCAATTACAAGTCTAATCGAGCTTCGGCTGAAGCTGTCGCAAGTGATATTAGGGCTGCGGGTAATCGTTGTATTACAGTCCAAGCAGATGTTTCGGTTGAGAATGATGTAGTAATGCTGTTTAAAAAAATTGATGCAGAGCTAGGCCCTCTATCAGTACTTGTTAATAACGCTGGTATTTTACGTAAGCAGTCGCGTTTGGTGGATTTAACAGCCGAGAGAATTAATACTATTTTAGCAAACAACGTGACTAGTTACTTCTTGTGCTGCCGAGAGGCCATCAAACGTATGTCTACACGTCATGGCGGAAACGGAGGTGTTATTGTAAATGTTTCATCGGGGGCATCTCGTTCAGGTTCACCGAATGAATATATTGATTATGCTGCCTCAAAAGGGGCTATAGATACACTCACCAAAGGATTATCACTAGAAGTTGCCTGTGAAGGCATTAGAGTTAACTGTGTCCGTCCTGGGCTAATTAATACGCAAATGCACGCTGATGGTGGTGAACCAGAAAGAGTAGAGAGGTTAAAAGAGCTTATTCCTCTTAAGCGTGGAGGTGAACCCGAGGAGGTGGCCGAAGCTATTTATTGGCTTTCATCAGCAAAGTCATCGTTTTCGACAGGGAATTTTTTAGATTTATGTGGTGGACTTTAA
- a CDS encoding glucan biosynthesis protein, with the protein MKLKLFIAAIISTSMSLHAEPAQASANFTFEDLKAMAKASAEKPYTPTAVPAPELIDKITYDEHWKIRFKEGETLYPNGKKAPLQLFYPGRYFPEPVSIYIRDDKNNVKELPFSNALFDMPDDSPAHDLPQGFGFAGFRIMRPDIKPDWISFLGASYFRTDGPQGQYGLSARGIAINTGMSEPEEFPRFSAFWIGPAEKKGESVSVWALLEGPSITGAYRFGLSKDNKEAKGHITSVSANLYMRADVERLGIAPLTSMYWYSEKDKTEAKDWRPEIHDSDGLAIHTGSGQYIWRPLNNPQSVSTNSFIDENPKGFGLIQRDRDFNNYQDDGVFYNKRSSAWIKPQGDWGKGAVQLVEIPTKDETFDNIVAYWVPEKEARKGDEFTFSYDIEWRPLDPKSKTLASVVNTRQGQGGIPGQPIPEGVNKMVIDFEGPVFKGLDRESGIKPIVEASNGEILEPIGAYPIVGTNQWRLAFDYKQSNNNPVHIRAYLVDKNDEAITETWVSDAKVTIE; encoded by the coding sequence ATGAAGTTAAAGTTATTTATTGCCGCTATTATTTCTACCTCTATGTCGTTACACGCAGAGCCAGCTCAAGCAAGTGCCAATTTTACATTTGAAGACCTAAAAGCAATGGCAAAAGCCTCAGCTGAAAAGCCCTATACGCCAACTGCAGTACCAGCCCCTGAGCTTATTGATAAAATTACCTACGACGAGCACTGGAAAATACGCTTTAAAGAAGGTGAAACCTTATACCCAAATGGTAAAAAAGCACCTTTGCAATTATTTTACCCTGGGCGATATTTTCCTGAGCCAGTAAGTATTTATATTAGGGATGATAAAAACAACGTTAAAGAACTGCCTTTTAGTAATGCGCTTTTTGATATGCCCGACGATAGCCCAGCCCACGACCTGCCTCAAGGGTTTGGGTTTGCAGGCTTTAGAATTATGCGCCCCGATATAAAACCAGATTGGATATCGTTTTTGGGCGCGTCTTATTTTAGAACTGATGGCCCACAAGGGCAATATGGTTTGTCGGCTCGCGGTATTGCAATAAATACAGGCATGAGTGAGCCTGAAGAATTTCCACGCTTTTCGGCATTCTGGATTGGCCCCGCAGAGAAAAAAGGTGAAAGTGTGTCTGTTTGGGCATTGCTTGAAGGGCCCTCGATCACCGGTGCTTATCGGTTTGGTTTAAGTAAAGATAACAAAGAAGCCAAAGGCCATATTACCTCTGTGAGTGCTAATTTGTATATGCGCGCCGATGTAGAGCGTTTAGGCATAGCGCCATTAACAAGTATGTATTGGTACTCAGAAAAAGATAAAACAGAAGCTAAAGATTGGCGCCCGGAAATTCACGATAGTGATGGCTTAGCGATTCATACAGGTTCAGGACAGTACATTTGGCGACCGTTAAACAACCCTCAGTCGGTATCGACCAATAGCTTTATTGATGAAAATCCTAAAGGCTTTGGTTTAATTCAAAGAGATCGTGATTTTAATAACTACCAAGACGATGGCGTATTTTATAATAAACGTTCATCAGCATGGATAAAACCTCAGGGTGATTGGGGTAAAGGTGCTGTACAGCTAGTCGAAATTCCTACAAAAGATGAAACGTTTGACAATATTGTTGCCTATTGGGTACCTGAAAAAGAGGCGCGTAAAGGCGATGAATTTACGTTTTCTTATGATATTGAATGGCGCCCACTCGATCCAAAATCAAAAACATTGGCAAGTGTTGTGAATACTCGCCAAGGGCAGGGCGGAATTCCTGGCCAGCCTATTCCTGAGGGCGTGAACAAAATGGTGATTGATTTTGAAGGCCCTGTATTTAAAGGGCTCGATAGAGAAAGTGGTATAAAACCTATAGTTGAAGCCAGTAACGGCGAAATACTAGAGCCAATTGGCGCTTATCCTATAGTGGGAACAAACCAATGGCGACTAGCGTTTGATTACAAACAATCTAACAATAACCCCGTGCACATTCGCGCGTATTTAGTGGATAAAAATGACGAAGCGATAACCGAAACATGGGTAAGTGATGCAAAGGTAACAATTGAATAA
- a CDS encoding YrbL family protein, whose product MIILNNDLLIGKGAHRACYRHPDTDNLCIKVSHEGFSHEQEEELAYYQRLNNKKIQWDLLTRYYGVVETNIGKGYVFDLVVDSNNQTSKTLEHYLNEPNSEALAAPLLKLKDYLIQNLVITKEIKPRNIACINNNGTIESCVIVDDIGNTEFFPISNYVSTMAKRKIARKWQRFEASLNKQGLYLK is encoded by the coding sequence TTGATAATATTAAACAACGATTTACTAATAGGTAAAGGGGCCCATAGAGCTTGTTACAGGCACCCAGATACAGATAACTTATGTATTAAAGTAAGTCATGAAGGGTTCTCTCATGAACAAGAGGAAGAGCTTGCATATTATCAGCGTCTTAATAACAAAAAAATTCAGTGGGATTTATTAACGCGCTATTATGGTGTGGTAGAAACCAATATTGGTAAAGGCTATGTGTTTGACTTAGTAGTCGATTCTAATAATCAAACTTCTAAAACGCTAGAGCATTATTTAAATGAGCCAAATAGTGAAGCGTTAGCGGCTCCGCTATTAAAGTTAAAAGATTATTTAATACAAAACTTAGTTATTACCAAAGAAATAAAGCCCAGAAACATTGCCTGTATTAATAACAACGGCACCATTGAAAGCTGTGTCATTGTTGATGATATTGGCAATACCGAGTTTTTTCCTATTAGTAATTACGTGAGCACAATGGCCAAGCGTAAAATAGCTAGAAAATGGCAGCGCTTTGAGGCGAGTTTAAACAAGCAAGGCCTATACCTTAAATAA
- a CDS encoding allantoate amidohydrolase — protein MTIASPSLTPLLNNELANTYAARALARCKTLSGLSQMQGGIHRVYLSKEHKECNSVTAAWMAEAGMQSWQDEVGNLWGRLKSSNPNAKRLIIGSHLDTVPNAGAFDGILGVLLGIEIAALAHTLKLDLPFHLDVVGFCDEEGTRFATTLIGSKALANEFDPQWLNIEDTNGITMRQAMLDFGLNPANYAKAALNKNELLGYWETHIEQGPVLESVNQALGIVTAIAGAKRAMITLTGQSGHAGTTPMNLRQDSLAGCAELTLAIEQLAKSASNGEVATVGQIQARPGATNVIAGKTTISLDARAQNDDDLAILLNAIHTRADQIATSRNLTLDWQWTHAANAVACDTQIQHLFTSACKLNNQASPSLASGAGHDAMAIAPVCPVGMLFIRSPGGISHHPAEAVIDDDVTKALSVMYSALVLYIKELEK, from the coding sequence ATGACGATTGCAAGCCCCTCTCTAACGCCATTATTAAATAATGAGCTAGCTAACACCTATGCTGCGCGCGCCTTAGCGCGCTGTAAAACACTCAGTGGCCTATCGCAAATGCAAGGCGGCATTCACCGCGTGTATTTATCAAAAGAGCACAAAGAGTGTAATAGCGTTACTGCCGCGTGGATGGCTGAGGCGGGTATGCAATCGTGGCAAGACGAAGTAGGCAATCTATGGGGTCGGCTAAAATCGTCAAACCCAAACGCTAAACGCTTAATTATTGGCTCACACCTCGACACCGTACCCAATGCAGGTGCATTTGATGGCATTTTAGGTGTGTTACTCGGTATTGAAATAGCCGCCCTTGCGCATACACTTAAGCTTGATTTACCGTTTCATTTAGATGTTGTGGGTTTTTGTGATGAAGAAGGCACCCGCTTTGCCACCACATTAATTGGCTCAAAAGCACTGGCAAACGAGTTTGACCCGCAGTGGTTAAATATAGAAGATACAAACGGCATTACTATGCGCCAAGCCATGCTCGACTTTGGCCTAAACCCCGCAAACTATGCAAAAGCAGCACTAAACAAAAATGAGTTACTCGGTTACTGGGAAACCCACATAGAGCAAGGCCCCGTGCTTGAGTCGGTAAATCAGGCGTTAGGCATAGTCACTGCCATTGCAGGGGCAAAGCGCGCTATGATCACCCTAACAGGTCAGAGCGGCCACGCTGGTACTACGCCTATGAATTTACGTCAGGATTCGTTAGCAGGTTGCGCCGAACTGACGCTTGCCATAGAGCAGCTAGCAAAAAGTGCGAGTAATGGCGAAGTTGCCACCGTTGGGCAAATTCAAGCACGCCCAGGCGCTACAAACGTTATTGCCGGTAAAACCACCATTAGCCTTGATGCACGCGCTCAAAACGATGACGACCTAGCCATATTACTTAATGCAATACACACACGAGCAGATCAAATTGCAACATCGCGTAATTTAACGCTTGATTGGCAATGGACACACGCGGCCAATGCCGTTGCGTGCGATACTCAAATTCAGCATTTATTTACTAGTGCATGCAAACTCAATAACCAAGCCTCACCTTCACTTGCATCAGGCGCTGGGCACGACGCCATGGCCATAGCCCCTGTTTGCCCTGTTGGAATGCTCTTTATACGCAGCCCTGGCGGCATAAGCCATCACCCAGCCGAAGCTGTTATTGATGATGATGTAACTAAAGCCCTTAGCGTAATGTACAGTGCACTTGTGCTTTACATTAAAGAGCTTGAGAAGTAG
- a CDS encoding pyridoxal-phosphate-dependent aminotransferase family protein produces the protein MFSNTQIQTLNPPQRLLMGPGPINADPRVLRAMSAQLIGQYDPVMTGFMNETMARYREIFKTQNEWTMLVDGTSRAGIEAVLCSILRPGDKVLVPIMGRFGHLLAEIAERVGAKVHTIEVPWGEVFTPEQIEKAIVDVKPHVLAMVQGDTSTTMNQPLEHIGDICQKHDVLFYCDATASIVGNDLPADEWRLDALSVGLQKCLGGPSGSAPLTLSDKCADWIQKRKKVEAGIRTAEHTDGTEPFVRSNYFDLGMIMNYWGEERLNHHTEATSMLYCASECARIVIEEGVDNCVARHKLHGDAMLTGIQALGLNVFGDLNHKMNNVVGVYIPEGINADHVRGQMLTDFGIEIGTSFGPLHGKIWRIGTMGYNARKDAVLQTLASLDACLHANGYKGPKGEAAIAALAHYK, from the coding sequence ATGTTTAGCAACACGCAAATTCAAACTTTAAACCCGCCGCAGCGTTTACTAATGGGGCCTGGGCCAATTAACGCAGATCCACGCGTACTACGTGCTATGTCGGCGCAGCTAATTGGCCAATACGACCCAGTAATGACCGGTTTTATGAACGAAACCATGGCCCGCTACCGCGAAATATTTAAAACCCAAAACGAATGGACCATGTTAGTTGACGGTACATCACGCGCAGGAATAGAAGCCGTTTTATGCTCTATTTTACGCCCAGGCGATAAAGTACTTGTGCCAATTATGGGGCGCTTTGGCCACTTGCTTGCTGAAATAGCCGAGCGTGTAGGCGCAAAAGTGCACACCATAGAAGTACCGTGGGGCGAAGTATTTACCCCCGAGCAAATAGAAAAAGCCATTGTTGATGTAAAACCCCATGTACTTGCTATGGTACAAGGCGATACTTCAACAACCATGAACCAACCGCTTGAACACATTGGCGATATTTGCCAAAAGCACGATGTATTATTTTACTGCGATGCCACCGCCTCAATTGTAGGTAACGATTTACCTGCCGATGAGTGGAGACTCGATGCGCTTTCGGTTGGTTTGCAAAAATGTTTAGGTGGTCCTTCTGGCTCTGCACCATTAACACTGAGCGACAAATGCGCCGATTGGATCCAAAAACGTAAAAAAGTAGAAGCGGGTATTCGTACCGCAGAGCATACCGACGGCACCGAGCCATTTGTACGCTCTAACTACTTTGATTTAGGCATGATCATGAATTACTGGGGCGAAGAGCGCCTTAATCACCATACCGAAGCCACCAGCATGCTGTACTGCGCATCAGAATGTGCTCGTATTGTTATTGAAGAAGGCGTAGATAACTGCGTTGCCCGCCATAAATTACATGGCGATGCCATGCTAACGGGTATCCAAGCGCTGGGCTTAAACGTATTTGGCGATTTAAACCATAAAATGAACAACGTAGTGGGTGTGTATATCCCCGAGGGCATTAACGCCGATCACGTACGCGGACAAATGCTAACCGACTTTGGTATTGAAATTGGCACCTCGTTTGGGCCACTGCATGGCAAAATTTGGCGTATTGGCACCATGGGTTACAACGCTCGTAAAGATGCCGTACTGCAAACACTGGCAAGTTTAGATGCCTGCCTACATGCCAACGGTTACAAAGGCCCTAAAGGCGAAGCCGCTATTGCCGCCCTTGCCCATTATAAATAA
- a CDS encoding sulfite exporter TauE/SafE family protein: MTEIINQWPIIVALIATGIFAGILAGLFGVGGGIVIVPVLYFLLQGFGVSPESAMMIATATSLATIVPTSISSIRSHHAKGNIDLALIKYWAPFILVMAVVGSYLAHSIRGNALVLMFACIAILVSLNMLFRAGAPALVSKLPGKFGQGIMASIVGGLSVMIGIGGGTIGVPMLNAFNVRAHVAVGTAAVFGLLIALPGVITLLSIGTTPTDAPLGTWGLVNLPAFFLIIPLTILFAPIGVKIGSKLDQKQLKRAFAVVLMITGIRMLIQTLGA; this comes from the coding sequence ATGACAGAAATAATAAACCAATGGCCCATTATTGTGGCCTTAATAGCAACCGGCATTTTTGCGGGTATTTTAGCAGGCCTATTTGGTGTAGGCGGCGGCATAGTAATTGTGCCTGTGCTGTACTTTTTATTGCAAGGTTTTGGCGTAAGCCCTGAGTCGGCCATGATGATAGCAACCGCCACATCGCTTGCCACCATAGTGCCTACTTCTATTTCGTCTATTCGCTCGCACCATGCAAAGGGCAACATTGACCTTGCTTTAATTAAATACTGGGCGCCGTTTATTTTAGTAATGGCCGTTGTAGGCAGCTACTTAGCGCACTCAATACGCGGTAATGCACTGGTACTTATGTTTGCTTGTATTGCTATTTTAGTTAGCCTTAACATGTTATTTAGAGCCGGCGCCCCTGCCCTTGTAAGTAAGTTACCGGGTAAATTTGGCCAAGGCATTATGGCAAGTATTGTCGGTGGCTTATCGGTCATGATCGGCATAGGCGGCGGTACAATTGGTGTGCCCATGCTTAACGCATTTAACGTACGTGCTCATGTTGCCGTAGGCACTGCAGCCGTATTTGGCTTATTGATTGCGCTACCGGGCGTAATTACCTTATTAAGTATTGGCACAACGCCAACCGATGCTCCCCTAGGTACGTGGGGGTTAGTTAACCTCCCTGCCTTTTTCCTTATTATTCCGCTGACTATTTTGTTTGCGCCTATTGGCGTAAAAATTGGTAGCAAGCTGGATCAAAAACAATTAAAACGCGCTTTTGCCGTTGTCTTAATGATAACGGGTATTCGCATGCTTATTCAGACTCTGGGAGCCTAA